A single Brachionichthys hirsutus isolate HB-005 chromosome 17, CSIRO-AGI_Bhir_v1, whole genome shotgun sequence DNA region contains:
- the LOC137906519 gene encoding transcription elongation factor 1 homolog, which produces MGRSKSKRKPPPKKKMTGDLATQFTCPFCNHEKSCDVKMERSRNTGIVSCTVCLEEFQTPITYLSEPVDVYSDWIDACETANQ; this is translated from the exons ATGGGTCGTAGCAAGAGTAAGAGAAAGCCCCCCCCAAAGAAGAAGATGACTGGCGATCTGGCCACCCAGTTCACGTGTCCGTTCTGCAACCACGAGAAGTCGTGTGATGTCAAAAT GGAGAGGAGCAGAAACACTGGAATCGTTTCCTGCACGGTCTGCTTGGAGGAGTTCCAGACGCCCATTACCT ATTTGTCAGAGCCGGTTGATGTGTACAGTGATTGGATAGATGCCTGTgaaacagccaatcagtga